Proteins from one Puntigrus tetrazona isolate hp1 chromosome 10, ASM1883169v1, whole genome shotgun sequence genomic window:
- the LOC122352486 gene encoding transcriptional and immune response regulator-like gives MSSYSSSDSHRVSPAVSGVKFDTAHRKKASPNIFENVNQDVLVKLFEKAGDLKAAERARSILALHQDPEGISKALMALQQDKKDKFMLITGLTRQSIRFR, from the coding sequence ATGTCTTCGTACTCGTCTTCAGACTCTCACCGGGTCAGCCCCGCCGTGAGCGGCGTCAAGTTCGACACGGCGCACCGCAAGAAAGCGTCGCCGAACATCTTCGAGAACGTCAACCAGGACGTCCTGGTGAAACTCTTCGAGAAAGCAGGAGACCTGAAGGCGGCGGAGAGAGCCAGGAGCATCCTCGCGCTGCACCAGGACCCCGAGGGCATCTCCAAGGCGCTCATGGCTCTTCAGCAGGACAAGAAAGACAAATTTATGCTCATTACCGGACTGACGCGCCAGTCGATACGGTTCCGATGA